The following DNA comes from SAR202 cluster bacterium.
CAAGGGTCGTGCAACACTTTCTACGGGAACAAGTACTGATCCAAGGTGGATTATAAATCTTATATCTGATACAGGTGTTAAAGCTTCAAAAACAGGATCTCAAATAACTTATCTTAATGGGATATTCAGAACTCCGGATAATAGGTCTTTATTTGGAACTGCAGACACTGTCCTCTATAACAAAGATGGGTGGATTCCTGTTCAAAGTTTAGATGGCGAATGGAGAACGGCATCAGGAGCTGCTGAAATCGTACTAGATCAAGAAGGAAATGCTCATGGCATAATAGGAGAGTCATACTTAGATTTAGAACTTCCTTATGACGGGACTTATCTTATTGAAATTGGATCAAATGGAACGATACGTCCAGGTAATAATACATCCGTTGGGAATTACAATATAATTCTTAACAATCAATGGATTCATGATGAAACACCTGATATAGGTGATTCAACAAATGAAGGATTTCCAATACCACAAGGTGCTCAAGAAATAAATCCTGGGGAGTGGAAATTTGGGGAAATTAACACAGAAGATGATGTTGACTGGTGGGAATTTGATGGTGTAAAAGGGGAACAGATAACCATCAAAATATCTTATACAAACCATCAAAGTATCGGAGACTGGGTAAGTGGACTGGAAGGCTTTACCTTTAAATTATATAATTATAAAACAGCCGGAAGTATTAATTGTTAACAATATTTAACGTAGAGAATTGTTGGAAAGAAACTTAGGATAAATATATGGCAGCAACTATTTCAACAGCATTAATAATGACTGTACTTTTTACAGCATTCATTTTGTTTAACAGGACTACTCTTGATAATAATCTTGAAATTTCACAAGCTATGAATGAAGCAGCTGAGCTTGCAGGTGAAAGAGCAAGAACGAATATCAGGATGATGAATGTAAATGTTTCAGACTTTTGCGACATTGAAGCTACAGTTATTAATGAAGGAACCACTGATATCTCTGACTTTAAAAATATGAGCCTTATTGTTGACTTCCCTGATGAAGCGGCAGTAAACAATGATTCTATTTCATTAAATTACACATCATCTTCGGTACCTAATGCTGGTGAATGGACCTATTCGATTAATTCAAAAACATATCCACATCAAAAAACTATTTTAAATCCTGGCGAGTCTATGACTATTAAAGGTATGGGAATACTAAGTTCTGGTATTAGTAATAGTTCTGCTTGGGGACTCACCCTATCTACTGCTAATGGTGTAACAACGAGTAAAACTGCAGTAAAGCATTCAGGAACAGGTGGTAAAACCAGAACATATGACCCTAGAGGATTCCTTAACTTCGGCCAACCTTATGCATATGCCGATAGAGTTATATATAACGAATCTGGTTGGAGTGCAACTAAAACACCACCTACCTGGGCTTGGAGTGGAGTAGGAGCTGGGAAATTCTCATATGCAGGAGGAGATGTTGGTGATTCATATTTGGAAATGGAACTACCAAGAACAGGTACTTATATAATACAAATTATCTCCTTGAGCGCTAGTACAAAAGGAGAATATCATATAATCCTAAATCAACAAGGTAATGTCGTTCCTACTATTGTTTCAGGAGATCCTACAAATATTGGCTCTAACTTTGAAGCAAATCCTCAATATATTGCTATAGGAGAAAAACGACACGGAGAAATTAATACACTAGACGATACTGATTGGTGGAGATTTTCAGGATCAAAAGGAGAAAAAATAGAAATCAGAATATTTAAAACTAATCCGAGTTTCGATCCTTTAAATGTTAGCTTTTATTTGTGGGACTATGATTCTAGTGGAGTTATAGCATGTTAATAGAGAATCAACTATAATATATCCAGCTATTAAAATTATGGGAAAATACCATGACATATAATGTTGAAGAAACAGAAGTCGAAGAACGTAATACCATATCCACTGGTAATATAGAAATCGATCGTCGTATTGGTGGTGGAATTCCCTACGGAACATTAATGCTTATTGAGGGTGACGACGCATCAGGAAAAAGTAGCATAACTCAACAATTGTTTTATGGTGCACTAAAAGCTGGTGAGGATGTTGTCTGTTACAGTACAGAGACTACTATACAAAGTCTGATACCTCAAATGAAAAGTATTGGTATGGATTGCACAGATTATTTTATTATGAATCATTTGCGTATATTTCCGATATCAACTCGTGGAACTGACACTAATACTGATTTTATGTTTGATGCATTAGCAAATCATATTGAAAAAGAGCAATCTGCCCGAGTTTTAGTTATTGACTCATTGACGACATATATTTCAAGCCTTGGTGGGGAAAAAATTCAAGATTTTTTCCAAAAATGTAAACGATTATGTGACCAAGGAAAAGTAGTAATTTGCACAGTTCATAGCAATGCATTCGATGAAAATGCTTTAACACGAGTGCGGTCAATTTGTGATGCATATCTAATGTTAAAAGTAACTCGCGCAGGATCAGCTCTTGTTAAAACCCTGGAAGTTGCAAAAATTAAAGGTGCAGAAAGTACTACAGGTAATATTAGTGGTTTCCAAGTGGAACCGGGTCTAGGTGTAAGGTTAATCCCAATATCTCGAGCCAAAGCATAAAGATAGTGAAGTGCTGATATGGTTAAAGAAAGAGAAATATTAAAACTACCTGGAAAAGTTTTTGATACTATACGATATGGTATTAGTTGGGGACTTTTATCTCGAAAGAAATCTACTAATCCAGAAGCGGATATAAATCCTATTGAAGCAATTGATAAACTTGAAACACAAAAAAATGGTTCGGATTCAAATTCCACAAACAAAATATCAATAAAAATAACTAATCAATCAATAGAAGATAATCCAAGATTGTTTGCTAAACTTCCTCCTGCCCTACAATCCGAAGCAAAGTCACATAAACATTTATGGGCATACTTGTGTGCTGCTGACCTCGATACAATAGGTGTACCTGCATATTATGAAGAACTTACACGAGAAGTTAGAAATCTCCCATATAAGAATCTTATATATCCTGTAGAGAATGCCGTATTTATACATATAGTTCCTGATAAAGAAGATAGTAGAGATACATATGTAGCAATAGAACCTTCTATGGACCCAGAAATTGAACAACTTATGGGGGATGTAGATGACTATTTAATAGACTATGTTGAGGATTTAAAAAATGAAAATGAACTACCTCATCAGGAAGTATTACTTAATTGTTTAGAGCAAATATGTACGACAGTAGGCATTAATTCCAAAAACAAAATTCTTGTTACAGAGGAACAATACAAAGCATTACAATACCTCATGCTACGTGATAAAGACGGACTAGGCACAATTCAACCAGTAATATCAGATCCTAATATTGAAGATATTAGTTGCAGTGGTGTGGGCACTTTATTTCTTGAACACAAAGTATTCGGTGGGTTAAAAGCAGGCATACAATTTACCTCAGAATTAGAATTAGATCAATTTGTAATAAAACTTTCTGAAAAAATAAATCGCCCAGTTACTGTTAGAGATCCAATTGTTGACGCTGTACTACCTGATGGTTCTCGTGTAAATATCGTTTTTGGAACAGATGTTTCAAAACGAGGCAGTAATTTTACTATACGTAAATTTAACGATGTTCCAATCAGCGTTTTGGATCTTATAGATTTTGGGTCTATCAATTACGAAATGTTAGCATATTTATCAATAATGCTAGGTGAGGGCATGAACACATTTGTATCTGGGGAAACTGCATCTGGCAAAACCACCTTACTTAACGCAATCAGCACTTTCATTCCAGCAACTTCAAAAATAGTTAGCATTGAAGACACACCTGAACTACAGGTTCCGCACGACAATTGGACAAGAGAAGTAGTTAGAGGATCAGCAGGATCCTCTGGTACTGGTGCTGCGGTTACAATGTTTGATTTATTAAGAGCAGCTCTTCGACAAAGACCAAATGAAATAATTATCGGAGAAATACGTGGAGCAGAAGGAGCTATAGCCTTTCAAGCTATGCAGACTGGACATGCTTGTATGGCAACATTCCATGCTGCTACTGTAGAAAAACTCATTCAAAGAATGACAGGAGATCCAATAAATGTACCTAAAGCATATATAGATAACCTTAATCTTGTCGTTATTCAAAGTGCTGTAAAATTACCAAATGGATCATTGGGTCGAAGATGTATGAGTATAAATGAAATTGTTGAATACGATCCAGAAACTAATTCTTTTGGTTTTATTGAAGTATTTAGATGGAACCCTTCGAATGACACCTTTGAATTTCCTGGTTATATGAACACTGCGTTATTAGAAGGAACTGTTGCTCAACGTCGAGGTATCCCAGAAAAAGATAGCAGACTAATATACGATGAAATCGAAAAAAGAGCAGAAATTTTAAAAAGACTTCATGAACGTGGAATTAAAAACTTTTATGAATTGAATGATACTCTTGCAAAAGCAGCGAGAGAGGGATTATTTAAGTAGAATGGATTTAATCAAATCAATATTAAATAACATTTCTCAACTTTTTGAGCGTAAACATGTTTCAACAGCTGTTGATAAAGTATCCTCTGACTCAACTGTTATAGGCTATGATTTACTTTCATCACTAGCATATATGTCAGTTTTAGCTATAGGAGGATTACCTAGATCTCAAATTCTAGAAGGTACCGCAAAACAACCTTATAAAGTATCTGTATTTTTTGAATACGTATTTCTTTTGGCTAAAAGAATAGGTTTTGAATATACTTTAGCATTTGAAATGGTAGCTAACCGAGCTAAAGCTACCAATGTCAGAAGCTTGTTATTACGATTTTCCGCAGCAATTTCCTCAGGGGAATCTGAGCGTGATTTTATAATTCAAGAATCCACATTAGAAAATGATCGATATAAAAATGATTATGAGAGAGCTGTAGAAAATTTACGTAAATGGACTGATGCATATGGTGCAATATTGGTATCAGTAACACTAATAATGGTTGTTTCTTTAGTATCAAGCCTTATGGGTTCTCTGACCGAAACTTTTACCATTCTGATGGCAGCAGTATTATTTTTCATAACATCAATGGGAGCATATATAATTAATGGTGTATCTCCAAAAGAAGATGTCACGTATAGCAGTAAATACGGGATAACAAAAGAACGAATGCTAGCAAAAAGATTTTTAAAATTTGGCCTCCCTATTGGATTGATTACAGCTTTAATAATTGCCCCTAATTATAGTCTTTTACCTGGTACTGCAATAGTTTTTGCATGTCTTGGCATCTCAATGATACCAACTGCATATTTTCAAATGATAGATCATAATAAAGTTGATAAACTTGATCAAGAAATGCCAACTTTTATTAGAACTCTTGGAAATATTGCTGGATCTACTGGTGTCACATTATCAGAGGCAATTAAAAGAATTGATATAGCCTCAATGGGCAGTTTAGGATATCACATCGAACGATTAGGAGTGAGGTTAAAAGCTGAAATACCGATTGATAAATGCTGGGAAAAATTTAGAACGGAAACAGGTAGTGAATTAGTCAATCGTTCAACACATATGCTCGTAGATGGTGCTGAACGTGGTGGAACACCTGATGATGTAGGTAACATTACGAGTGAATTTTGTAACACTATTGTTCAATTACGAGCGACAAGACAATTAACATCATCAACCTTTTTATATCTAACCATTGTCATGCATGCTGTTATGGCATTTATACTAGTATTTGTTTTGGCAATATTAACAAGCTTTAATCAAGAACTAGTATCAGTTCATGCTGAAACTATGGGTGCTACTACAGAAGACGCTGCATCAATTTCAGTACCAAACAATTTATCACTGCCTCCTGGGATCGGTCTTATGGAAGGTGGAGATATGCCTAATCCCATCGATATGTTTGGTTCACCTGATATGGGTGTAACATCGTTTACTATAATGTTTGTAATATTTATACTAACATTGGCTAATTCATTAGCACCCAAATTTGCCAGTGGTGGAAATAACCTGAAAATTATCGGCCTTTTGTGTATAATGTGTTTAGTTTCTGCATCTGTGATCACTATAGTTCCTATGATTGCAGAACAAATATTTACTATCGCTTAGGATGGAGTCATGGGAGAATCATTATTTATTGAACCCATAAAAAAATTTGTAAGTAACATGCAAGAGAAGCTGTCTGCGCTTATAAATAAACCTGATTCTAATTATCCTGAAGAGCAAATAGAATCTCCTGTTGATGAAATTCCTGAAAATAGTACAACCATAGAAAATGAAACAATTCCTCAAATACCAGCTACTATCCCAGAAATTGATGATGACCTTCTAGAAATTGATACGGTTGATAACAATTTTCTATTAGAAGAAGATCAAGAAAATACAGAACCTGATCTTAATCTAGTAGATGATGATAACAATTTAAGAGATCTCTTTACCACCAATGTTAAAACTGATCCAATAGTATTACAGTTACTTGAGAAACATGGCACATTAACCGCTGAAGAACTAGCCAAAGAATTGAATGAATTTATGCAATTCATAAAAGATAGAGACTAACTTATTTTTTTGATTGATAATTTAATGAATTTATTATCTCCACAATATGCAGGCGATCTAATCTATATTTTAGTTACATTCATTTTGTTATGGAAAATCACAAAAGAAGATTTGATACATAATGTTATTGCAAACAAAAATATAATTATCGGCCTAATATTTGGAATAGTTACCATACCATGGCTACCACAACTTAAACCCATCGTGTTAAATCAACGATTCATTGATTTAACATCCTTGCCTTTTATAAAGATTCTTGATTCATTTTTTGCAGCGTTATTTTTAGGCATTCTTTTTCTAATGATTCAATTAACACCAAAAGTTCGGCTTGGATCAGGAGACATTAAATTTGCTATATTAATCGGTCTCTTATTAGGGTTTTATTGGTCATTTTTAGCATTACTTGCAGTATCAATACTACTTGCTCTTTATTCAATTATAATGATTTTTAATAAAGGGAAAAAACAAGCATATAGCGACGTATATCCTTTGGCACCTTTTTGGTTTTTAGGTTCTATATTTGCAGTAATTTTCGGCAATATTATTAGTAGTTATATAGGTATAACACTTATTACAGGATAGTTACAATGTATCGTTAATTTAAAGACTTAGGTAATTCAAAAGATTCTGGAACATTAGGGTTTTCATTTGTGGGTAAAACAACTGTAGCTTTTCCTGGAGCAGTAATAACACCTTCTTGGTTTTCAATATACACATCACATTCAATATATCCCAAACCATCTTCTCCTATGTATCGATTCACAACAGACCCTTTTGCTACAAGTGTATGTCCAGGGTGATCCACTGCTCTTTGTTGACAAGAAAGCTTTTTTAAAAACCCATCATCACCAATCCAATTTATTAGCATATTATGTAACATTGATGTTCGAATTGGGCCATTAATTAATGTATCTTTATAACCTTTTGAACGAGCCCAGTCTCTAGCTTGGTGCAATGGCTCATAATTTTCTACTGCTGATGAAAATCTTACAATATCTGTTGTATTCCATGTCAATGGTCCCAAATTTGGAATTTCATCCCCTATGTTTACTTCTTCATAAAATAATTTTGATTTACTCATTTTCCCCTCAAATGCATTAAGGCATTCTTATATTGATTTGTTTAGAAAGAGCAACAACTTCACTATCTTGGTTAATAAAAATTGTTTCACTTACCACAGGAATAAGAGATCTCTTTGCACCTTTCTTTTCGTAAATATCAATTACTCGTGCTTGTTGAGTTAAAGTATCACCCTCTTTAACAACTTTATACCATTCAGATTCGTTGCCTCCATTTACCGCAACAGTAGTATTCGGGACTGTAAAAACTGGAATAGCAGATTCACCAAGCATACCTTTATCCCAAAATCCAAAAGGAGGTCTAATTACATATGCTGGAGGTGCAATTAATGAACCTATTAAACTTTTTTGGGCATAGTCAATATCAACATATCGAGATTTAGTCTCAAATACTCCTTGGGTAAATCGACGTATAGATGATATATCTAATGGTTCAGGCCAAGTATAAGATTCTCCCATTGCACCAATCATTTCTATGATCTCTTTAGTTAAATAGATATTAGTAGGATCGGTAAATTCAGCACTTATTTGCTTAGTAGAAAATTCTTCATATGTTATTGGGGCTGTAAAATTAAAATCGATTGAATCAACCTCTTTTGTTGGAATCAAAAGTGTTGCTTTACCTGGGCATGAAACTAATCCATTTTCATTGCTAAGAGCAATATCACATTCTACAAATCCATATCCATCAACAGTATATGTTTTTGTAAATGTACCTGAAGCTGTTAAGGTTTCATTAACGTAATTGATTCCTCTATGAGAAACTTCAATTTTCTTAATATAACCAATATCACCTACCACTTCATCTAACCAAGAACACATAAGAGCTTGTTTAAACGGGCCACTTAACAAAACATTATCAAAACCATGTTCAATACACCAATCATAATCTTGATGAATTTCTCCGTAACTATCAACTGCAGACCCAAATCGAATCATATCCATATTAGTTAATGGACCCCACGACTTAGAAGGAAGACTTGAACCTTCTATTATATCTTCATAATACAGCTGCATAGTAATCAATTTCCTGTTTAGAATAAACTGGTGCCTTCAGCTTGTCTTCGTAGAGATTTATTTGTAACTATAGCTATTAGCTTCCCGTCTTGATTTTTAATTATTCGGTCTGAGGTTATTATGATCATAGGTCCACTTTTACCTTCTTTTTGTTCAATATTTGAAACAACAGTTTTGCCAGTAAGTGTATCTCCAATTCTTATTTGGCCAAACCATTCAATTTCACTTCCTGCGTTAACTTGTTTGGCAAAGCCTGGGGTATCAACAAGGCCTCTATGGCGCATTTCTTCTTTTTCTGCATCTTCTACAACACCCAAAGGGCTTGGAAAACTTCTATGAAAGTAAAAAGGAGGTGCGATTATTGAACCATATTTTGAAGATTTAGCATATTCTTCATCATAGTACAATGGATTATCATCACGAGTTGCCTGTATAAAACGCCTTAATGAAGACCTATCCAAAGGTTCTGGCCAAATTGTTTCTTCACCTTCTTTACCAATTTGGCTAAGAATTTCTGGAGTTAAATAATTTTGCTCTTGTTCAACCATTGTAATATCTCCCATAAATGCATACATTAATTAATATTATTGACAGTTAAATCATGCTCGATTATACAACATGTTATATAAAAGTTACTAATATTTATTATCTAATATTGTCTAATTGTTGATTTAAATACTATAATCAAAAATAAAACTTAATAATTTGAATACCTATAAACTCGGGAGAGGTGCTAGAGTGGACGAATAGGCGCGCCTGGAAAGCGCGTGTCTTGGTAACCCCAGGACCATGGGTTCGAATCCCATCCTCTCCGCCATATGTAAAAGGTTAATAAAATGACAAAAAATTTAGTGATAGTTGAATCACCTGCAAAAGCACGAACTGTTAGCAGATATCTTGGAAAAGATTTTCAGGTTGAAGCGTCTGTCGGACATATTAGAGATTTACCATCAAAAGAAATGGCTGTGGATATAGATAATAATTTTACTCCCAGCTATGTAATTATGCCTGGGAAAAAATCTATCGTACAAAATCTCAAAAAATTAGCTCGTAATGCTGAAAATATTTATCTTGCTACAGACCCAGATAGAGAAGGCGAGGCAATATCATGGCATATACTTGAATCAATTTCATCCTCTAAAACTCCACCGACCCAAAGAGTTGTATTTCATGAAATAACAGAACAAGGAATAAAAGAAGCTTTTAATAATCCTGGAGACATTGATATGCAGTTAGTTAATGCTCAACAGGCTAGACGAATACTAGATAGGGTTGTTGGATATCAATTAAGCCCATTATTACAAAAAAAATTTACCAGTGGAAGAAAACTCGGACTCTCAGCTGGAAGAGTCCAATCAGTGGCTTTAAAAATCATTGTTGAACGTGAACGTGAAATTTCCTCCTTTATACCTAAGGAATATTGGAATGTTACTATTAATTTATCAAAATCAGATTCAAATAAAACTAAATTTGATGCAAAACTTAACTCTGAAAAAATTAATTCCGAAGCAGAAGCTACTGAATTAAAGCAAATACTTAATAATTCTACCTACAAGGTAGAAAAAATTTCTGTCCGAAATTCTTCCAGTAAAGCACCTGCACCATTTACAACTAGCACGCTACAACAAGAAGCCTCCAGAAGACTTAGATATACTGCAACAAGAACCATGAGAATTGCACAACAACTTTACGAAGGGATAAACATCGGTAGTGAAGGTGAGACTGGCCTGATAACCTACATGAGAACTGATTCAATCACACTTTCTTCCATTGCAAGTTCAGAAATAACTGATTTTATTAAAGAAATCTATGGTGAAAACTATGTTTCAAATACTAAACATACTGTTCGTAAAAAAGCTGTAGCAGCTCAGGAAGCACATGAAGCAATACGTCCAACTTCAGTACTAAGAACACCTGATAATTTAAAAAACCATCTAACAAGAGAGCAACTTTCTCTTTATACCTTAATTTGGCGAAGGACTGTTGCCAGCAAAATGTCTAATGCAATCAATCAAATTACTACTGTAAATATTCTTTCTGAAGATACAAATAAAGAACAACATAAATTTATTTGCTCAGGTAGTATTCCGCAATTTGATGGCTTCAGAATTTTATATGAAAACCCTGATCATGATCCCGAAAATGATACAGAAGAAAATGAAGAATCATCAAAAAAACTGCCCAAATTATCCAAAGATGATGATCTGAAATTAAACGATGTAGCTAACGAACAAAAATTCACGCTTCCACCTGCACGATATACACAGGCAACTTTAGTTAAAAAACTTGAAGAATCTGGTATAGGAAGGCCTAGTACCTATGCTTCAATAATGTCAACTCTTGAAGGAAGAAATTATTGTACTTTAGTCGATGGTAAATACCAAACAGAACAACTAGGTGAAGCTATAGTTGATCAACTAAATCCATACTTTCCCAATATAATGGATGTAGAATTTACAGCTTCTATGGAAACAAATCTTGATGAAATTGCAAAAGGGAATAAGGAATGGATTTCTGTTTTACAAGATTTTTACAATCCTTATAGTAAATTATACGCTGAAGCAGAATCTACTATGCCAAAAGTTACTGTAGAAACCCCAACAGGTGATTATTGTCCGCAGTGCGAGAGACCACTTGTTGAAAAAATAGGGAGAAACGGTAAATTTATCGCCTGTTCCGGATTCCCGGAATGTCGATATTCAAAAAATATTGTTAACAGCACCGGTATAAAATGTCCGATTTGCGTAAAAGAAGATCGGGAAGGTGAAATAATTGAAAGACAGCAGCGAAAAGGTCAACGAAGAAAGTTTTATGGTTGTAGCGCTTGGCCAAATTGTAACTTTATAAGCAACGCAAAACCAGTTGAGCATACATGCCCTGAATGTAATGGGCTAATGGTTGAATCAACAAGGGATCGAATAGTTTGTTATGATAAAGATTGTGCTATTACACTAAATTCAAATGAATTAACAACCAATCTAAATAACACAACGTAATCGCAATATGAATAATGAAAAAATCATTGAAAAATATAACAAACATTTAAGTTACGAAAAAAACTTATCTGATAATACAATAAGAAATTATTTATCAGATCTTTCAGTATTTGCAAGTTTTCTAGTTGAAGAAAACTTTTCCAAAGAACAACCATTTCAAGACTTCGCAAAATTTATTTTAAATAAAAAGAAGCAACTTTTCCAAACTGAATATCGTAAAACAATAGTTAGTTTCCTTACATGGCTAGTAACTAAAAAAACTAAAAATATTAGTCGTAATAGTGTAATAAGAAACTTAGCCAGCCTTCGTTCTTTTTTCAGATTTTGTATTGAAGAAAAATTCATGCCAGAAGCGCCATTGTGGAATAGTAGGTCTTATTCAATGAAAAAAATTATCCCCAAAAAACCCCAACTATTACCAGAAGTACTGGAACAGAATGAAATTGAATCCCTATTAGATAATTCAAAAGAAAATGAAATCGATCACAAGAGTTTAGAATTAGAAATAAGAAATTTGTCGATATTAGAAATTTTATATGGATCAGGTTTGCGACTATCTGAAGTATCAAATTTAAATCTAAATGATATCGATATGACAAAACGTACTGTTACGGTAATAGGAAAAGGAAATAAACAAAGACAAGTGCCACTATCATTAAAATCAATAAAGATTTTAGATGAATATGTACGAAATCAAAGAAAATTATTTGCTAAGAGAAACTCAGAATCTGCATTATTTCTTAATAAATTTGGAAAAAGATTATCAAATCGATCTATTCAAAATATTGTGAAATCAAAAGCAAAAATAGCAGGGCTTCCTAAAAGAATACACACTCATATGATACGGCATTCATTTGCAACCCATTTATTAGATGGAGGAGCAGATATTCGAATCGTTCAAATGCTTTTAGGCCATTCAAGCCCAGATACTACACAAATATACACTCATGTAAGTACAAACCAAGCAAAAAAAATATACTTAGATAGCCATCCTCTTGCGAATATCAACAAATAGACTAATATATCAATAAATACATTTTGGAGAATCTCATGAATATAGCAATAATTAATGGTCCAAATCTGAATAACCTTGGTAAAAGAGATAATTCGATTTACGGATCAAAATCTTTAAATGAAATAGAACAATTAATAATAGAAAATTTTACTGATTCATCAGTTTCTTTATCTTTTTACCAATCAAATGCTGAGGGTGAAATAATAGATTATATTCAAAAAATAACAGATACTACTGATGCAATCATAATTAATCCGGGGGGATTAACTCACTATAGTATTTCACTAAGAGATTGTCTGTCTGATTTTAATGGCAGAATAATTGAGGTACATTTATCAAATATACATGCAAGAGAAAGTTTTCGTAGAGAATCTTTAATTGCCGATGTTTGCGAAGGACACATTTCGGGTCTAGGTTGGTTTGGCTATCTAACAGCAATAAATTATCTTCTATCTTAATACCAATAAAGGAGTACAATGAACGACCGTTTAACAAAACTGCAAGAAAAACTAGCTGAATTTGAAGTGGATGGGATATTAATTACAAACCCAGAAAACAGATATTATATTTCAGGATTTTTAGGTTCTGCCGGATACTTATTCATAACCCCAGATGCAGCTTATCTTAATACTGATTTCCGTTATATTGAGCAGGCAACAAATCAAGCACCATCGTTTGAGATCATTAAAATAGATTC
Coding sequences within:
- the aroQ gene encoding type II 3-dehydroquinate dehydratase produces the protein MNIAIINGPNLNNLGKRDNSIYGSKSLNEIEQLIIENFTDSSVSLSFYQSNAEGEIIDYIQKITDTTDAIIINPGGLTHYSISLRDCLSDFNGRIIEVHLSNIHARESFRRESLIADVCEGHISGLGWFGYLTAINYLLS
- a CDS encoding MaoC family dehydratase — encoded protein: MYAFMGDITMVEQEQNYLTPEILSQIGKEGEETIWPEPLDRSSLRRFIQATRDDNPLYYDEEYAKSSKYGSIIAPPFYFHRSFPSPLGVVEDAEKEEMRHRGLVDTPGFAKQVNAGSEIEWFGQIRIGDTLTGKTVVSNIEQKEGKSGPMIIITSDRIIKNQDGKLIAIVTNKSLRRQAEGTSLF
- a CDS encoding tyrosine recombinase XerC, which gives rise to MNNEKIIEKYNKHLSYEKNLSDNTIRNYLSDLSVFASFLVEENFSKEQPFQDFAKFILNKKKQLFQTEYRKTIVSFLTWLVTKKTKNISRNSVIRNLASLRSFFRFCIEEKFMPEAPLWNSRSYSMKKIIPKKPQLLPEVLEQNEIESLLDNSKENEIDHKSLELEIRNLSILEILYGSGLRLSEVSNLNLNDIDMTKRTVTVIGKGNKQRQVPLSLKSIKILDEYVRNQRKLFAKRNSESALFLNKFGKRLSNRSIQNIVKSKAKIAGLPKRIHTHMIRHSFATHLLDGGADIRIVQMLLGHSSPDTTQIYTHVSTNQAKKIYLDSHPLANINK
- a CDS encoding flagellar accessory protein FlaH, which encodes MTYNVEETEVEERNTISTGNIEIDRRIGGGIPYGTLMLIEGDDASGKSSITQQLFYGALKAGEDVVCYSTETTIQSLIPQMKSIGMDCTDYFIMNHLRIFPISTRGTDTNTDFMFDALANHIEKEQSARVLVIDSLTTYISSLGGEKIQDFFQKCKRLCDQGKVVICTVHSNAFDENALTRVRSICDAYLMLKVTRAGSALVKTLEVAKIKGAESTTGNISGFQVEPGLGVRLIPISRAKA
- a CDS encoding type II/IV secretion system ATPase subunit — its product is MVKEREILKLPGKVFDTIRYGISWGLLSRKKSTNPEADINPIEAIDKLETQKNGSDSNSTNKISIKITNQSIEDNPRLFAKLPPALQSEAKSHKHLWAYLCAADLDTIGVPAYYEELTREVRNLPYKNLIYPVENAVFIHIVPDKEDSRDTYVAIEPSMDPEIEQLMGDVDDYLIDYVEDLKNENELPHQEVLLNCLEQICTTVGINSKNKILVTEEQYKALQYLMLRDKDGLGTIQPVISDPNIEDISCSGVGTLFLEHKVFGGLKAGIQFTSELELDQFVIKLSEKINRPVTVRDPIVDAVLPDGSRVNIVFGTDVSKRGSNFTIRKFNDVPISVLDLIDFGSINYEMLAYLSIMLGEGMNTFVSGETASGKTTLLNAISTFIPATSKIVSIEDTPELQVPHDNWTREVVRGSAGSSGTGAAVTMFDLLRAALRQRPNEIIIGEIRGAEGAIAFQAMQTGHACMATFHAATVEKLIQRMTGDPINVPKAYIDNLNLVVIQSAVKLPNGSLGRRCMSINEIVEYDPETNSFGFIEVFRWNPSNDTFEFPGYMNTALLEGTVAQRRGIPEKDSRLIYDEIEKRAEILKRLHERGIKNFYELNDTLAKAAREGLFK
- the topA gene encoding type I DNA topoisomerase, whose translation is MTKNLVIVESPAKARTVSRYLGKDFQVEASVGHIRDLPSKEMAVDIDNNFTPSYVIMPGKKSIVQNLKKLARNAENIYLATDPDREGEAISWHILESISSSKTPPTQRVVFHEITEQGIKEAFNNPGDIDMQLVNAQQARRILDRVVGYQLSPLLQKKFTSGRKLGLSAGRVQSVALKIIVEREREISSFIPKEYWNVTINLSKSDSNKTKFDAKLNSEKINSEAEATELKQILNNSTYKVEKISVRNSSSKAPAPFTTSTLQQEASRRLRYTATRTMRIAQQLYEGINIGSEGETGLITYMRTDSITLSSIASSEITDFIKEIYGENYVSNTKHTVRKKAVAAQEAHEAIRPTSVLRTPDNLKNHLTREQLSLYTLIWRRTVASKMSNAINQITTVNILSEDTNKEQHKFICSGSIPQFDGFRILYENPDHDPENDTEENEESSKKLPKLSKDDDLKLNDVANEQKFTLPPARYTQATLVKKLEESGIGRPSTYASIMSTLEGRNYCTLVDGKYQTEQLGEAIVDQLNPYFPNIMDVEFTASMETNLDEIAKGNKEWISVLQDFYNPYSKLYAEAESTMPKVTVETPTGDYCPQCERPLVEKIGRNGKFIACSGFPECRYSKNIVNSTGIKCPICVKEDREGEIIERQQRKGQRRKFYGCSAWPNCNFISNAKPVEHTCPECNGLMVESTRDRIVCYDKDCAITLNSNELTTNLNNTT